One Tachysurus vachellii isolate PV-2020 chromosome 18, HZAU_Pvac_v1, whole genome shotgun sequence DNA segment encodes these proteins:
- the LOC132861698 gene encoding BAH and coiled-coil domain-containing protein 1 isoform X3, producing the protein MESRDFGAPTHLLSERGALVHRAASRITSSGHGSVQHAAAFPPGKYYPSHLPMSTHSGSGLMGNSSASFMGTFLASSLGSSPSHPPHPSRPPSSPSSPPCRGGPHSTASQIWFPHSHEAPGYPRFSGSLAHTFLPISHLDHHANSGVLYGQHHFYDTQKENFYLRSLPSQPPLISANHSIPPMSRTEPGNTQVSCSRDTGSAVNLHKSLKEASIDKGMVSGTKDKERPSSKHDSKDRHSHNQHPQPQHLHSHQPQHHSHHSSTMDNLNAMERHKASLLMEYKDHSQSMSKPLSACLLNGKMQNGDSRAEVGSKGSMPSCGGESMGRGPGDSTNAQARHMGNSSTGRCTKEAVSGEMRISEQPPPDCVERGQVLHQSLSYSVPPPLPVGSATGGGHPGSFHCLQFHTSHPHHTQHPHHSHHSHHHPDFFCPPPPAPITNSSLHEKGVGSSGAREPKATRPTFVPSVGHLGEKAGGPFQLGNPECQGVAGGGSSTKEKAMEKTSGGVGHSGNWHRKHQEHQHQQQQPAPQKQHPYRKAEKAPDWMHNNDHHLQQQQQSHTRQHQAARSHSADCINGIDTEVYRSALTQEPKTGHLLTHLSNVNPQSFRDCSHSGSTPNSSPLAKTISQQGPGSGGGSCSMQREGQKVARIRHQQHGRTGSGAPSAELGQTSNSQEMKRKMDMSPYGYNNSSQHHSHQQSPVPPWAMHPHHIHLEEDQRRVYMESVSGPASVRQQPHQHQSAGMGPPPAPAQNQQEVLGPQGEGSAMKNLLKYSNQQQPLLLSQKTPFGGLGSIKMGPNSTNCTLQTVKTTLPSRKVITSESERHDCGGRSREIGEVAHGEGEVRQPPVGIAVAVARQKEPTCRPPDNHPSSCQGRIHSGMKGASRPMYPTDSSREEDRKRMNGEHMGISGGHPCLDREQESFIRDNKERVEFARIHPSNSCRGDIPSHLMVPSGTSLQSGQLGDPAAHAHSAHHHWMPRTASPSLWMTGHSYGISHTSLHQNLPPGFSATMPAPLQPVLPLPQDPSAQLVVLPTEPTSHPATHHLDVMEQPGLWPPVYRARGPPSHMQHPAVYSRSQFLRQQELYALQQHQQLQHQQHPGHQQLPQPPQQHRGAHSIEPQHRNTHNQMQKKPEDHGACTVDLQDILSEPRNPKATKSYTFGSSNRATSPPRASAAHMSPCCQSPCMHPHPKSTPSTPCPVPSPAATVPCSPAISPAPSQLPNITETQDKRAKGQPPQDYPQTMEPDLPPGYSYPAIAMGYRSGPSSQDVQLAEPAELEAIPVEPVEHAPAPMSSIGEGPECHAIVRPITDSQLPLDKKSEEEQAQEQAHAALEQNGEPDTVGCSVPVEHEQAQGEAAMLICHPEESSVCEAPPCPGSWLEDPVHKDSTIVCQEDGDLLEKENVVSELNPQTAKVPEHTCVPLNPADLQPSTGTEVVAKEIEKEAQEEDCVQIISAPSSPTSLTPFSQPIVPSYWSLELLIAAAFCGDCPPPSPPASTTSQGCAVPFYSSTYGMELLSELADLERQQEHHSTDKSEGQEQLIFDLQSFATLAVARALELDSKANSIADAEKQCPAKRTLNLRRKCNWTPRHEPVCPVKGGMDAIDSQELAIRVRLADLQRRYKEKQKELVKLQRKHDHQKEETPRSPARRGPGRPRKRKSTGLGPMAPPESQKKVKSVGVVLLTEESGRGGGDLMKKRRLSNRSFGRLGAVQVTVSSSVKMQSSQKSSLHEHHITQLKSKTAVSKTIQERETLGSSHLYTSQRSPKADSRLSNMTANESEGQSDTGSGDSGTQESWKGLMNSKKKSEAALNRLSACVQQPQAKGQDATEEGETFAEDTESSEQEEEEAEGSYNIDASHIMKVPPSRELPSSSILKDPSPSSVVKLEVNQKAKNKRERQELYGSQLWSNAEGEVKVKKRPHCRSTPDNTTKTLGVRRRPGRPRLQEKLWAGHYRKPAGLLSFSSTSERLRRATRKSSMLRGVLSKKSCWSTVVQSPQSDDTCKRRTRFRQVHKQSKGRAVSRLLESFAADDGFQLGGDSSFSDEDEENSSSSTRCSPAPPNCILTKNMLIEGLKILISKEDELLYAARVRTLDLPDIYSIVIDGERGNRPRIYSLEQLLQEAVLDVRPETEAVLTEGTRVCAFWSERSRCLYPGYVRRGGSNDECKPGGVMVEFDDGDRGWISLRNIRLLPPGYQIHLDTESSPTLVSSGRLDKIVSCQDGRSSQIVRSSEKTTNTEDAKTTEKPIRKPGRPKGSGMKRFASDSVSKTSSSPLTWPSLAQPRRRASVNLFQLNGSASKKTMKNREAVFPHASVSVTSSAKCIFNSRSFEVDSFSSIANGYSSFCSQTSGMPVDGRSSPYGQGRKSEESDIPRGRKNEFLIKLDHEGVMNPKNKSSKAMLMLGGSGFGSKGIGASPKPEAYSHPVLLVKDKRKGDSSRAELLPIQRKPSPTLLMSKHGDMGLSCHRDCHSSYSDMDEEDEEEEERRRRSESVLGPASGGMRMAGRFLPHLSVSSSSSGSSSSSSSGSISSSSVCSSDNDSSYSSEDDENSTLLLQSCLTPHHSLLHPHKAPTGPTQHSFVAKAMAVSSTKGGNVDSAVRKPLKRKECLSSSSKPSKDLVKRQKLLADHSRPKLSSCMPARQLWRWSGNPTQRRGLKGKARKLYFKSIVRGRDTVHVGDCAVFLSAGRPHLPYIGRIESFWETWSSSMVVKVKWFYHPEETNLGKSLHDGKHALYQSCHEDENDVQTISHKCQVVSRKEYELLSRNRKPGSSLQDLYYLAGTYDPTSGQLLTADGMSILC; encoded by the exons GCAGTGGACTGATGGGTAACTCCTCGGCCTCATTTATGGGGACGTTTCTTGCCAGCAGCTTGGGTTCCTCTCCCTCACACCCACCTCACCCCTCCAGACCTCCATCCTCCCCCTCTTCTCCTCCATGTCGTGGAGGGCCACACTCCACCGCCTCCCAGATCTGGTTCCCACACTCACACGAAG CCCCAGGGTACCCACGCTTCTCAGGAAGTCTAGCCCACACATTCCTTCCTATAAGTCATTTGGATCACCATGCCAACAGTGGGGTTCTCTATGGTCAACATCATTTTTATGACACCCAAAAAG AAAACTTCTACTTGAGAAGCCTTCCTTCCCAACCTCCACTCATTTCAGCCAATCACAGCATTCCACCCATGTCAAGGACAGAGCCAGGGAACACCCAGGTTTCTTGCAGTAGAGACACAGGAAGTGCTGTAAACTTGCACAAGAGTCTTAAGGAAGCCAGTATAGACAAAGGCATGGTCTCAGGAACAAAGGACAAAGAAAGGCCCAGCAGTAAGCATGATTCAAAAGATCGCCACTCCCATAACCAACATCCGCAACCCCAGCACCTCCACTCACACCAGCCTCAACACCATTCTCATCACTCTTCCACTATGGACAACTTGAATGCCATGGAGAGGCACAAAGCTTCCTTACTTATGGAGTACAAGGACCATTCACAGAGCATGAGTAAACCTCTTAGTGCCTGTCTACTTAATGGAAAGATGCAGAATGGAGACTCTCGGGCTGAGGTTGGGTCCAAAGGATCCATGCCTAGCTGTGGAGGAGAGAGCATGGGTAGGGGTCCTGGAGACTCAACAAATGCACAAGCAAGACACATGGGTAACAGCAGTACTGGGCGCTGTACGAAAGAAGCTGTGAGTGGAGAGATGAGAATCAGTGAGCAGCCCCCTCCTGACTGTGTAGAAAGGGGTCAGGTGTTACATCAGTCGTTGTCCTACTCTGTGCCTCCTCCTTTGCCTGTGGGCTCAGCAACTGGTGGGGGGCATCCAGGCAGCTTTCACTGTTTACAGTTCCATACTAGTCATCCACATCACACCCAACACCCACACCACAGCCATCACTCCCACCATCACCCGGATTTTTTCTGCCCCCCTCCTCCTGCCCCAATAACCAATTCTTCCTTACATGAAAAAGGGGTTGGCAGCAGTGGAGCAAGAGAACCCAAAGCAACCAGACCCACATTTGTACCATCTGTAGGCCACCTTGGGGAGAAAGCTGGAGGTCCCTTTCAACTGGGAAACCCTGAATGTCAGGGTGTGGCTGGTGGGGGAAGCAGTACCAAAGAAAAGGCAATGGAAAAGACAAGTGGGGGTGTGGGGCATTCTGGGAACTGGCACCGAAAACATCAGGAGCATCAACATCAACAGCAGCAGCCTGCACCACAAAAGCAGCATCCCTACCGAAAAGCAGAAAAAGCCCCTGACTGGATGCACAACAATGATCATCACttacagcaacagcagcagagCCATACTCGGCAGCATCAGGCTGCGCGCTCCCATAGTGCAGACTGCATCAATGGCATAGACACAGAGGTATATAGATCCGCTCTGACACAGGAGCCCAAAACTGGCCATCTGTTAACTCATCTTAGTAATGTTAATCCACAATCCTTTAGGGATTGCTCACATTCTGGGTCAACTCCTAACTCCTCACCCCTTGCAAAGACCATATCGCAGCAAGGGCCTGGTTCTGGAGGTGGGAGCTGCTCCATGCAGAGAGAAGGCCAAAAGGTAGCCCGTATCCGCCACCAGCAGCATGGCAGAACAGGTTCAGGTGCTCCCTCAGCAGAGCTGGGGCAGACCAGTAACAGTCAAGAGATGAAGCGGAAAATGGACATGTCTCCATATGGTTATAATAACAGTTCACAGCATCATTCACATCAGCAATCACCTGTGCCACCATGGGCAATGCACCCCCATCATATCCACCTGGAGGAGGATCAGCGCAgggtttacatggagtctgtcaGTGGACCTGCCAGCGTTAGGCAGCAGCCCCATCAACACCAGTCGGCTGGAATGGGTCCCCCACCTGCTCCTGCACAGAACCAGCAGGAGGTTTTGGGTCCACAGGGAGAGGGCAGTGCCATGAAAAACCTTCTTAAGTATAGCAACCAGCAGCAGCCTCTTCTTCTGTCCCAGAAAACCCCATTTGGAGGACTGGGAAGCATCAAAATGGGACCTAACAGCACAAACTGCACCTTGCAGACTGTCAAAACAACCCTGCCTTCCAGGAAAGTCATAACCAGTGAGAGTGAACGCCATGACTGTGGAGGACGAAGCAGGGAGATTGGGGAAGTAGCTCATGGGGAGGGGGAGGTGCGGCAACCTCCTGTGGGTATCGCAGTTGCTGTGGCGCGGCAGAAAGAACCAACTTGCAGACCTCCTGACAACCATCCAAGCAGCTGCCAGGGGCGGATCCACTCTGGTATGAAAG gcgCTTCACGGCCCATGTATCCCACAGACTCATCCAGAGAGGAGGACAGAAAGAGAATGAATGGGGAACACATGGGCATCAGTGGGGGTCATCCATGCCTGGACAGAGAGCAAGAATCATTTATCAG gGACAACAAGGAAAGGGTTGAATTTGCAAGGATTCATCCCTCCAATAGTTGTCGAGGTGACATTCCCTCTCATTTGATGGTGCCTAGTGGCACGTCCCTTCAGTCAGGCCAATTGGGAGACCCTGCGGCACATGCACACTCGGCACACCACCACTGGATGCCTCGCACAGCAAGTCCTTCCCTTTGGATGACAGGCCATTCCTATG GAATAAGCCACACCAGTCTCCACCAGAATCTTCCCCCTGGTTTCTCTGCAACTATGCCTGCTCCACTCCAGCCTGTATTACCCCTGCCTCAGGACCCTTCTGCCCAGCTAGTTGTGTTACCTACTGAGCCTACTTCCCATCCAGCCACGCATCACTTAG ATGTGATGGAGCAACCGGGTCTATGGCCTCCAGTGTACAGGGCCCGGGGGCCTCCCTCCCACATGCAGCATCCCGCTGTGTACTCTCGCTCCCAGTTTCTAAGGCAACAAGAACTGTATGCACTCCAGCAACATCAGCAGCTGCAGCATCAGCAACATCCTGGCCATCAGCAACTGCCTCAACCACCACAGCAACACAGAGGGGCACACAGCATAGAGCCTCAGCACAGAAATACCCACAACCAG ATGCAGAAGAAACCCGAGGACCATGGTGCATGTACCGTGGACTTACAGGACATCCTCTCTGAGCCCAGGAACCCCAAAGCTACCAAGTCGTATACCTTTGGCTCTTCGAACCGGGCTACATCGCCACCCAGGGCCTCTGCCGCACACATGTCGCCATGTTGTCAGTCACCATGTATGCATCCTCATCCAAAAAGCACACCCTCCACCCCTTGCCCTGTCCCAAGTCCTGCTGCTACTGTACCCTGTTCCCCTGCTATTAGCCCTGCTCCATCGCAGCTACCCAATATAACAGAAACTCAGGACAAGAGAGCAAAGGGCCAGCCACCACAAGACTACCCTCAGACTATGGAACCAG ATCTTCCACCAGGATACAGCTATCCTGCAATCGCCATGGGATACAGAAGTGGGCCCTCATCACAGGATGTACAACTAGCTGAACCAGCTGAGCTTGAAGCCATTCCAGTTGAGCCAGTTGAGCATGCTCCAGCCCCTATGTCCAGTATTGGGGAAGGGCCAGAGTGCCATGCAATAGTAAGACCCATCACAGATTCTCAGCTGCCACTGGATAAAAAGAGTGAGGAAGAGCAGGCACAAGAGCAGGCACATGCTGCACTGGAGCAGAATGGAGAGCCGGATACAGTGGGCTGCTCTGTGCCTGTGGAACACGAACAAGCACAGGGAGAGGCAGCAATGCTCATTTGCCACCCTGAAGAGTCATCAGTCTGTGAAGCACCACCGTGTCCTGGTAGCTGGTTAGAGGATCCAGTACATAAGGACTCGACCATAGTCTGTCAGGAGGATGGTGACCTTCTTGAGAAGGAAAATGTTGTTTCTGAGCTGAATCCACAGACAGCCAAAGTTCCCGAACACACATGTGTTCCACTTAATCCAGCTGACCTCCAACCCAGCACGGGCACTGAGGTAGTGGCAAAAGAGATAGAAAAGGAAGCTCAGGAGGAAGACTGTGTCCAAATTATCTCTGCTCCTTCATCTCCTACCAGTCTCACTCCATTCTCACAGCCAATTGTGCCAAGTTATTGGAGCCTGGAGCTCCTGATCGCCGCTGCTTTCTGCGGCGACTGCCCTCCCCCCTCCCCACCTGCTTCCACCACTTCTCAGGGCTGTGCTGTCCCCTTCTATTCCAGTACATATGGCATGGAGCTCCTCAGTGAGCTGGCTGATCTGGAGCGCCAACAGGAACACCACAGTACAGACAAAAGTGAAG GACAAGAGCAACTGATATTTGACCTCCAGAGTTTCGCTACCTTGGCAGTGGCTCGTGCCCTGGAGTTGGACTCCAAGGCAAACAGTATTGCAGATGCTGAGAAGCAATGTCCAGCCAAAAGAACCCTAAACCTGCGGCGAAAATGCAATTGGACACCTCGCCATGAGCCT GTGTGTCCTGTGAAGGGTGGTATGGATGCTATAGACAGTCAGGAATTGGCTATACGAGTGAGGCTGGCAGATTTGCAACGACGCtacaaagagaaacagaaggagTTAGTCAAACTTCAGAGGAAGCATGACCACCA gaAAGAGGAGACTCCTCGAAGTCCTGCACGTCGGGGCCCTGGACGACCACGAAAGCGGAAATCAACCGGTCTAGGGCCTATGGCTCCCCCTGAATCCCAAAAGAAAGTCAA GTCTGTGGGGGTGGTGCTACTGACAGAGGAGTCAGGAAGAGGAGGTGGGGATttgatgaagaagaggaggctGTCCAACAGGAGCTTTGGTCGTCTTGGAGCTGTACAGGTTACTGTCTCTTCCTCA GTTAAGATGCAGTCCTCTCAAAAGAGCAGCCTCCATGAGCACCACATAACACAGCTGAAGTCCAAAACTGCTGTCAGTAAAACCATCCAGGAGCGAGAAACCTTGGGGTCTTCTCACTTGTACACTTCTCAGCGCAGCCCAAAAGCAGATTCCAGACTCTCTAACATGACGGCCAACGAGTCTGAAGGCCAAAGTGACACAG GAAGTGGAGACAGCGGCACTCAGGAGAGCTGGAAGGGCCTGATGAATAGTAAGAAGAAAAGTGAGGCAGCTTTAAATCGACTTTCAGCCTGTGTGCAGCAGCCTCAGGCCAAAGGACAGGATGCAACAGAGGAAGGGGAAACCTTTGCAGAGGATACAGAGTCCTCTGAGCAAG AAGAAGAGGAAGCAGAAGGCAGTTACAACATCGATGCAAGCCATATCATGAAAGTCCCACCCTCCAGGGAGCTCCCATCCAGCTCCATCCTAAAAGACCCCTCCCCTTCCTCTGTTGTGAAACTGGAAGTCAATCAGAAGGcaaagaataaaagagaaaggcAGGAGCTGTATG GTTCCCAACTTTGGTCGAATGCAGAAGGTGAGGTGAAAGTAAAGAAAAGGCCCCACTGCAGGTCAACACCAGACAATACAACTAAGACCTTGGGGGTGAGGAGGAGACCAGGTCGTCCAAGACTACAGGAAAAGCTGTGGGCTGGTCACTATCGGAAACCTGCAGGCCTCTTGTCTTTCTCCAGTACCAGCGAGAGGTTGAGGCGAGCCACACGAAAGAGCTCCATGCTCCGTGGAGTGCTTAGCAAG AAGAGTTGTTGGTCAACTGTGGTCCAGTCTCCTCAGAGTGATGACACCTGTAAACGGCGGACCAGATTTCGACAGGTGCATAAACAA tctaaAGGGCGCGCAGTCAGTCGTCTATTGGAAAGCTTTGCAGCAGACGATGGCTTCCAGCTGGGTGGAGATAGCAGTTTctctgatgaggatgaggagaacTCTTCGTCAAGCACCAGATGTTCTCCCG CTCCTCCAAACTGTATACTGACCAAAAACATGCTGATTGAAGGGCTGAAAATCCTCATCAGTAAAGAAGATGAGCTTCTGTACGCCGCCCGTGTGAGAACTCTAGATCTGCCTGACAT ctACAGCATTGTTATcgatggagagagaggaaacCGCCCCAGAATCTACTCCCTGGAGCAGCTCTTGCAGGAAGCA GTTTTGGATGTGCGTCCTGAAACAGAGGCGGTGCTGACCGAGGGGACGAGAGTTTGTGCCTTCTGGAGTGAGCGCTCACGATGTCTTTACCCAGGCTATGTGCGCAGGG GTGGCTCTAATGATGAGTGTAAGCCAGGTGGAGTGATGGTAGAGTTTGATGATGGGGACAGAGGATGGATCTCTCTCCGTAACATTCGTCTCCTTCCACCTGGATACCAGATTCATT TAGATACTGAGTCCAGTCCAACTCTGGTTTCCAGTGGTCGATTAGACAAGATAGTTTCATGTCAGGATGGAAGAAGCTCACAGATTGTAAGATCCTCTGAGAAAACAACTAACACAGAGGACGCTAAAACCACAGAAAAGCCAATAAGAAAACCAG GGAGACCTAAAGGTTCAGGAATGAAGAGGTTTGCCTCAGATAGTGTCTCTAAAACCTCATCATCTCCCCTTACCTGGCCATCATTAGCTCAGCCTAGAAGGAGAGCATCTGTCAATTTGTTTCAACTTAATGGTTCAGCATCCAAGAAGACCATGAAGAACAGAGAGGCAGTGTTTCCTCATGCTTCAGTCTCTGTGACATCATCAGCCAAATGCATCTTCAATAGCAGGTCCTTTGAGGTGGACTCTTTCAGTAGTATTGCTAATGGCTACTCATCTTTCTGCAGCCAGACATCTGGCATGCCTGTAGATGGCAGAAGCAGCCCCTATGGGCAGGGCAGAAAGTCTGAGGAATCGGACATTCCTCGAGGAAGGAAAAATGAATTCCTGATCAAGCTGGATCACGAAGGAGTAATGAATCCCAAGAACAAGAGCAGCAAGGCTATGCTAATGTTAGGAGGTTCTGGATTTGGATCTAAAGGTATAGGTGCTTCACCCAAGCCTGAAGCATATTCCCACCCAGTTCTGTTGGTAAAGGACAAACGGAAGGGAGACAGTTCTCGGGCAGAGCTCCTACCGATCCAGAGAAAGCCATCCCCAACTTTGCTAATGAGCAAGCATGGAGACATGGGCCTTAGTTGCCACAGGGACTGTCATAGCTCTTATTCAGACAtggatgaggaagatgaagaagaagaggaaaggaggagaagaagtgAATCAGTTCTGGGCCCAGCCTCTGGTGGCATGAGGATGGCTGGTCGTTTTCTCCCCCACCTCTCTGTTTCCTCATCTTCTTCAGGGTCATCTAGCTCTTCTAGTTCAGGCTCCATTTCCAGTTCCAGCGTCTGCTCATCTGACAATGACTCCTCCTATAGTTCTGAGGATGATGAGAACTCCACGCTGCTCTTACAGAGCTGCCTAACACCACATCACTCCCTGCTCCATCCCCATAAAGCTCCAACTGGACCCACACAGCATTCATTTGTGGCCAAAGCTATGGCTGTCTCTAGCACCAAAGGTGGGAATGTTGACAGTGCTGTCCGCAAGCCCCTAAAGAGGAAAGAGTGCCTCAGTTCATCCAGCAAACCATCCAAAGACCTGGTCAAGAGACAAAAGCTTCTGGCTGACCATAGCAGGCCCAAATTGTCTTCTTGCATGCCAGCAAGGCAACTGTGGAGATGGTCCGGGAATCCCACACAG AGACGTGGGCTAAAAGGGAAAGCACGTAAGCTCTACTTTAAGTCCATAGTCCGGGGCAGGGACACAGTGCATGTAGGAGACTGTGCAGTGTTCCTGTCAGCTGGTCGTCCCCACCTACCCTACATTGGCCGCATTGAGAGCTTCTGGGAGACCTGGTCTAGCAGCATGGTAGTCAAGGTCAAGTGGTTCTACCATCCTGAAGAGACCAATCTTGGCAAGAGTCTTCATGATGGCAAG CATGCCCTCTATCAATCATGCCATGAGGATGAGAATGACGTGCAGACAATCTCTCATAAGTGCCAGGTTGTGAGCCGTAAGGAATATGAGCTTCTGAGCCGCAACAGGAAGCCTGGTAGCAGCCTTCAGGACCTCTACTACCTGGCTGGTACCTATGACCCCACCAGTGGCCAGCTGCTCACTGCAGACGGAATGTCTATTCTCTGCTAG